The following are encoded in a window of Candidatus Fluviicola riflensis genomic DNA:
- a CDS encoding MFS transporter produces the protein MEATPQKGHPKGLYVLFITEMWERFSYYGMRALLVLFCTKALLFDKESASDGIYGSYTGLVYLTPLIGGYMADRYWGNRKSIVIGGLMMAIGQFFMFLSGSFYDQTGFATTLMFVGLGFLIFGNGFFKPNISTMVGQLYVPGDKRVDSAFTIFYMGINLGAFLAPLVCGILGDTGNPADFKWGFLAACVGMTISTALFVWLKNHYIVTPEGKAIGMPPEKATNKKIEVDGLLDSASDVAEVQKGFSSGMVATWLLIEVVLFFLFWLVLDQGIIGGFIFSLCIAAPGFIISDRTLSKVERSRIWVIYIIAFFVIFFWAAFEQAGASLTFFAEEQTDRVVNLSLSKTVYTVINLILASIVAYFTYRVFSRMKDEQKGVKELILLLLLGALAYFIYAAFTSNGLFIDEAPAAWFQSVNAIAIVLFAPLFSVLWTFLGKRNIEPSSPYKQSIGLFLLALGYLVIALGVKGVDPSTKVSMMWLISLYTIHTFGELCLSPIGLSMVNKLAPLKFASLLMGVWFLSTACANKFAGTLSAYYPATMVLVENVKEIEAESNTKLVATYETAEKIDNKEYISIDIVATGEIKDKEVKASVIKDVFEGSIIKEKNFLGYKIDSLYSFFMLFVFMAGAASVVLFILSSRLMKMMHGIK, from the coding sequence ATGGAAGCTACACCCCAAAAAGGACACCCGAAAGGACTGTACGTTTTATTCATAACTGAAATGTGGGAGCGTTTTTCGTACTACGGAATGCGTGCCTTGCTTGTTTTATTCTGTACAAAAGCTTTGCTTTTTGATAAAGAGAGTGCTTCAGATGGAATATACGGATCTTATACAGGTTTAGTTTACTTAACACCACTTATTGGTGGTTACATGGCTGATAGATATTGGGGTAATAGAAAATCGATTGTTATTGGAGGTCTCATGATGGCCATTGGTCAGTTTTTCATGTTCTTGTCGGGAAGCTTTTACGACCAAACAGGATTTGCAACAACACTAATGTTTGTGGGGCTTGGCTTTTTGATTTTTGGGAATGGTTTTTTTAAACCGAACATTTCAACAATGGTTGGGCAGCTTTATGTTCCGGGAGATAAGCGTGTAGATTCTGCATTCACTATTTTCTACATGGGAATTAACTTGGGTGCGTTTTTGGCACCTTTGGTTTGTGGAATTCTTGGTGACACAGGTAATCCGGCAGATTTTAAATGGGGATTTTTAGCAGCTTGTGTTGGTATGACAATAAGTACAGCTTTATTTGTTTGGCTTAAAAATCATTATATAGTTACACCTGAAGGCAAAGCCATAGGTATGCCTCCTGAAAAAGCAACCAATAAAAAAATCGAAGTGGATGGACTGCTTGATTCTGCCTCAGACGTTGCTGAAGTTCAAAAAGGTTTTTCTAGCGGAATGGTTGCTACCTGGCTACTTATAGAAGTCGTACTGTTTTTCTTGTTTTGGCTGGTACTTGACCAAGGAATTATTGGTGGTTTTATTTTCTCACTTTGTATAGCTGCTCCTGGATTTATTATCTCGGATAGAACCTTAAGTAAGGTCGAACGAAGTAGAATTTGGGTTATTTATATCATTGCCTTCTTTGTTATATTTTTCTGGGCTGCGTTTGAACAAGCTGGCGCCTCATTAACCTTCTTTGCAGAAGAACAGACTGATCGTGTTGTTAATCTGAGTCTTTCAAAAACAGTTTACACCGTTATCAATCTTATTTTGGCGAGCATCGTTGCTTATTTTACCTACCGTGTATTCTCAAGAATGAAGGATGAGCAAAAAGGAGTTAAGGAATTAATTCTGTTACTATTGTTGGGAGCATTGGCCTATTTCATTTATGCGGCATTCACGTCCAATGGATTATTTATTGATGAAGCACCGGCAGCTTGGTTTCAATCAGTTAATGCGATTGCGATCGTATTATTTGCACCATTGTTCTCAGTGCTTTGGACTTTCCTAGGCAAGAGAAACATTGAGCCTTCTTCACCATATAAACAATCAATAGGATTGTTCTTGTTGGCTTTAGGATATTTGGTAATCGCTTTAGGAGTAAAAGGTGTTGATCCTTCAACAAAGGTTAGTATGATGTGGCTTATCAGCTTATACACAATTCATACTTTTGGTGAACTTTGCCTTTCTCCAATAGGTTTATCGATGGTAAATAAATTGGCACCATTGAAATTTGCATCCTTGTTAATGGGAGTTTGGTTTTTATCTACGGCTTGCGCGAATAAATTTGCAGGAACGTTGAGTGCTTATTATCCGGCAACAATGGTTCTGGTCGAAAATGTCAAAGAAATTGAGGCTGAGTCAAACACGAAGTTGGTAGCAACTTATGAAACCGCTGAAAAAATTGATAATAAAGAATACATTTCAATTGATATCGTTGCAACAGGAGAAATAAAAGATAAAGAAGTGAAAGCTTCGGTAATAAAAGACGTTTTTGAAGGCTCTATTATTAAAGAAAAAAACTTCCTGGGCTATAAAATTGATAGTTTGTATTCCTTTTTCATGCTGTTTGTTTTTATGGCAGGTGCGGCTTCAGTCGTCTTGTTTATCTTATCAAGCAGGCTCATGAAAATGATGCATGGAATAAAATAA
- a CDS encoding MFS transporter, which translates to MKKQRKHPKGLPYLFLSEMWERFGYYLMIGIFTFYLKDPKQGFEMSEAESANLYGTFIALVFFTPFIGGLLADRVFGYRPPIIFGGIVMGVGYCLMGIHTYPMLYTGMILVILGNGLFKPNISTLLGNLYNNPQFINQKDEGYNIFYMGINIGAFVCNIVSAFLINKYGYSVAFIGAGVGMFIGVGVFLMGNKHYVEGDVRKKAVPGEKPWWIDLGIVVIPAVLFAFIGYFINGVPSETNTHSFLVKDDVTDAFLFACIPVIFFFGYVLFSAPKSERRVVSAILVVCLAVMPFWAIFKQNGTVLNTWANNYTDREVPASLKDGLKAMYLAETIEYKLDEEATPVLDHHFRKVDKQEAIQYPSYYKNYSNAAALNPGHEEVVFNANIFQSVNPFWVIVLTPLIVGFFRFLRYRKMEPSIPIKFVIGLFITGLSCLVMVAAANDAMNGSMKTSYWWFFAAYGVITVGELCLSPIGLSMVSKLAPVRLTALLMGAWFISTSIGNKLSGVIASLWDQYDDKASFFMLNFYLMMGATLILVLLLPWLLKVFREQKKGYVDKTAEIGNPDESIIDQV; encoded by the coding sequence ATGAAAAAACAACGCAAGCACCCCAAAGGATTACCGTATTTATTTCTTTCCGAAATGTGGGAACGATTCGGTTATTACCTGATGATTGGAATCTTCACGTTTTATCTGAAAGATCCCAAACAAGGATTTGAAATGTCAGAAGCTGAATCAGCCAATTTGTATGGAACGTTTATTGCGTTGGTGTTTTTCACGCCATTTATTGGTGGTTTACTTGCTGATCGCGTGTTTGGATACAGACCGCCGATCATTTTCGGAGGTATAGTCATGGGAGTCGGTTATTGCCTCATGGGAATTCATACTTATCCAATGCTCTACACAGGAATGATACTTGTGATCCTGGGAAATGGTTTATTCAAACCCAATATTTCCACCTTACTTGGTAATCTGTATAACAATCCGCAGTTTATCAATCAAAAGGATGAAGGCTACAACATTTTCTACATGGGAATCAACATTGGGGCTTTTGTCTGCAACATTGTTTCGGCTTTCCTTATTAATAAGTATGGTTATTCGGTGGCGTTTATCGGCGCTGGAGTCGGAATGTTTATTGGCGTAGGTGTGTTTTTAATGGGGAACAAACATTACGTAGAAGGCGATGTCCGTAAGAAAGCTGTTCCGGGTGAAAAACCGTGGTGGATTGATTTAGGAATCGTTGTTATTCCGGCGGTGTTGTTTGCGTTCATCGGCTATTTCATAAATGGCGTTCCTTCGGAAACAAATACGCATTCCTTCCTGGTGAAAGATGATGTGACCGACGCGTTCCTGTTTGCGTGTATCCCAGTGATTTTCTTTTTCGGGTATGTGTTGTTCAGTGCCCCGAAATCCGAACGACGGGTTGTAAGTGCAATCCTTGTTGTGTGCCTGGCGGTAATGCCTTTCTGGGCCATCTTTAAACAAAACGGAACTGTATTAAATACATGGGCCAATAACTACACAGATCGCGAAGTTCCTGCTTCCTTGAAGGATGGATTAAAAGCAATGTACCTCGCAGAAACCATTGAGTATAAATTGGATGAAGAAGCAACCCCAGTTCTTGATCATCATTTCCGTAAAGTAGACAAGCAAGAAGCCATTCAATATCCAAGTTACTATAAGAATTACAGCAATGCGGCGGCATTAAATCCCGGACACGAGGAAGTGGTGTTCAATGCGAATATTTTCCAGTCGGTGAATCCGTTTTGGGTGATTGTTCTCACACCGCTCATTGTGGGCTTCTTCCGATTCTTGCGTTACCGGAAAATGGAACCGTCTATTCCCATCAAATTTGTGATCGGATTATTCATCACTGGATTGTCTTGCCTGGTAATGGTTGCTGCAGCCAATGATGCCATGAATGGATCCATGAAAACAAGTTACTGGTGGTTCTTCGCCGCTTACGGTGTAATTACTGTCGGAGAATTATGTCTGTCACCAATTGGTTTATCCATGGTTTCCAAACTCGCGCCCGTCAGATTGACCGCTTTGTTAATGGGAGCTTGGTTTATTTCAACATCCATCGGAAATAAATTGAGTGGTGTCATCGCTTCGCTTTGGGATCAATATGACGATAAGGCGTCCTTCTTTATGCTGAACTTCTACCTCATGATGGGCGCAACATTGATTCTTGTATTGTTATTGCCATGGTTGCTGAAAGTTTTCAGAGAACAGAAGAAAGGATATGTGGATAAAACAGCTGAAATTGGTAATCCCGATGAATCGATTATTGATCAAGTATAA
- a CDS encoding nucleoside-diphosphate kinase, with protein MSGNRTFTMLKPDAIENGHMGKIIDMIIQAGFSIKAMKYTRLSEDQAKKFYEVHSERPFYGELVEYMTSGPIVAAILEKDNAVADFRALIGATDPAEAAEGTIRKYYAESKGRNAVHGSDSDENAAIEGKFHFADSEVF; from the coding sequence ATGTCAGGTAACAGAACATTCACCATGTTAAAGCCGGATGCGATCGAGAATGGTCACATGGGCAAAATCATTGATATGATTATTCAAGCTGGTTTTTCGATCAAAGCGATGAAATATACGCGTTTATCGGAGGATCAGGCGAAAAAATTCTACGAAGTTCATTCTGAGCGTCCGTTTTATGGCGAATTGGTTGAGTACATGACCTCTGGTCCTATCGTTGCTGCGATTTTGGAAAAAGACAACGCTGTTGCAGATTTCAGAGCATTGATCGGAGCAACTGATCCTGCAGAAGCTGCTGAAGGAACAATTCGTAAATATTACGCAGAATCAAAAGGCCGTAACGCGGTTCACGGTTCTGATTCGGATGAGAATGCTGCTATTGAAGGTAAATTTCACTTTGCTGATTCGGAAGTATTCTAG
- a CDS encoding iron-dependent repressor: protein MQLEKRQLSQSEENYIKAIYALSETCEDTISTNLLADRMSTKASSVTDMLKKLTDKELLTYQKYQGCSLTSKGRAIALSIVRKHRLWEVFLVDKLQFGWDEVHEIAEQLEHIQSTQLTNKLEAFLDYPKVDPHGDPIPNDEGVFDTPAVRISLASCETGSKGIVMGVEDGSPEFLQYLNKIDLKLGSEVEILEKLSFDGSLLIAMEKRTIQFSHVVAARIFIQPYQS, encoded by the coding sequence ATGCAACTGGAAAAACGACAATTATCTCAGAGCGAAGAAAATTATATCAAAGCGATTTATGCGTTATCGGAAACGTGTGAGGATACTATTTCAACCAATTTACTGGCCGATAGAATGTCTACAAAAGCATCGTCGGTAACTGATATGCTGAAAAAGCTAACCGATAAAGAATTACTCACGTACCAGAAATATCAAGGTTGTAGTTTGACTTCGAAAGGACGCGCGATTGCATTGTCTATTGTGCGTAAACATCGCTTGTGGGAAGTTTTTTTGGTGGATAAATTGCAATTCGGCTGGGATGAAGTCCATGAAATTGCCGAACAACTCGAACACATTCAATCCACACAATTGACTAATAAACTGGAAGCATTTTTAGACTATCCCAAAGTAGATCCGCACGGAGATCCGATTCCCAACGATGAGGGTGTGTTTGACACACCGGCCGTTCGTATTAGTTTAGCTTCGTGCGAAACCGGATCCAAGGGAATTGTAATGGGAGTGGAAGATGGATCTCCGGAGTTTTTGCAATACCTCAATAAAATCGATCTCAAACTGGGTTCCGAAGTCGAAATCCTGGAAAAATTGTCATTCGATGGTTCGTTACTGATCGCAATGGAAAAACGCACCATTCAGTTTTCGCACGTAGTGGCAGCCCGCATCTTTATTCAACCATACCAATCATGA
- a CDS encoding manganese ABC transporter ATP-binding protein: MENHCITVENLQVNYHQQVALESVSVELPAGKITGIIGPNGSGKTTFLKAVLGIVTPTTGSVRFFGEILDKVRQQVAYVPQRESVDWDFPISVYDVVSMGRLNPKRWWQRVAAEDLRIIQHALAQVSLTELQHRQIGQLSGGQQQRVFLARALAQQASLIVMDEPFVGVDVASQDAILKVLQTLRDEGKSIVIVHHDLSTVANYFDYVVLLNNKLVAAGDTKIMLKPETLAKAYGHSLLFQSTSPES, encoded by the coding sequence ATGGAAAATCACTGCATAACGGTTGAAAACCTCCAGGTCAATTACCATCAGCAGGTAGCACTGGAATCGGTTTCGGTTGAATTACCTGCCGGAAAAATTACCGGAATTATCGGTCCAAACGGTTCCGGAAAAACAACTTTTCTGAAAGCTGTCTTGGGAATTGTAACTCCAACAACCGGAAGCGTTCGCTTTTTCGGAGAAATACTTGATAAAGTCAGACAGCAAGTTGCTTATGTTCCGCAACGGGAATCGGTTGACTGGGATTTTCCCATCTCCGTTTACGACGTAGTTTCCATGGGACGTTTAAACCCCAAACGCTGGTGGCAACGCGTTGCAGCAGAAGATCTCCGTATCATTCAGCATGCCTTGGCACAAGTCAGTCTTACGGAATTACAGCACCGACAGATTGGTCAGCTTTCAGGCGGACAGCAACAACGCGTTTTCTTAGCGCGCGCCCTGGCACAGCAAGCATCACTTATTGTGATGGATGAACCGTTTGTCGGTGTGGATGTTGCTTCTCAGGATGCTATTCTGAAAGTATTACAAACCCTGCGTGATGAAGGAAAATCTATTGTCATCGTTCACCATGATTTATCTACTGTAGCTAATTATTTTGATTATGTGGTGTTGCTCAACAATAAACTTGTTGCTGCAGGTGATACCAAAATCATGCTGAAACCCGAAACGCTGGCGAAAGCTTATGGACACTCCCTGCTGTTTCAATCAACTTCTCCGGAATCATGA
- the gyrB gene encoding DNA topoisomerase (ATP-hydrolyzing) subunit B — translation MSEEKKVQDYSADNIQVLEGLEAVRKRPAMYIGDIGIKGLHHLVYEVVDNSIDEALAGHCDTISVDINVDNSIRVIDNGRGIPTGINTKEGKSALEIVMTVLHAGGKFDKDTYKVSGGLHGVGVSCVNALSIHLSAVVHREGKIFQQEYSIGKPLYEVKEIGVSDKTGTEVTFKPDNTIFEQTEYNYDTLAARMRELAFLNKGITITLRDLRDLDENEKPRQDIFHSEGGLREFAQYLDRNREPLIPDVIYFEGEREGIPVEVALTYNTSYTENIQAYVNNINTHEGGTHLSGFRRGLTNTLKKYATDSGILAKEKIEIDGDDFREGLTAVVSVKVQEPQFEGQTKTKLGNREVTAPVSQGVSEMLAIYLEEHPSEARLIVEKVVLAARARHAARKAREMVQRKNVMSGSGLPGKLADCSEKDPALCEIYFVEGDSAGGTAKQGRDRHFQAIMPLRGKILNVEKAMQHKIFENEEIKNMYTALGVRVGTEDDSKALNLDKLRYHKIIIMCDADVDGSHIETLILTFFFRYMKELIENGYIYIATPPLYQVKKGQKAEYAWNEDQRDRLIHDLKGSGSESSVNVQRYKGLGEMNAEQLWDTTMNPEHRTLRQVTIENAAECDQIFSMLMGDEVPPRREFIEKNAKYANIDI, via the coding sequence ATGAGCGAAGAAAAAAAAGTACAGGATTATTCAGCAGATAACATACAGGTCCTTGAGGGATTGGAAGCGGTTCGTAAACGTCCGGCGATGTATATCGGGGACATTGGAATAAAGGGATTGCATCACCTGGTTTATGAGGTCGTTGACAACTCAATCGATGAGGCTCTTGCCGGTCACTGCGACACTATTTCCGTTGACATCAACGTTGATAATTCCATAAGAGTAATTGATAACGGCCGTGGTATCCCAACCGGGATCAATACCAAAGAAGGAAAGTCGGCGCTGGAAATCGTAATGACAGTATTACACGCCGGTGGTAAATTCGACAAAGACACCTATAAAGTTTCCGGTGGTTTGCATGGTGTGGGTGTTTCGTGTGTGAACGCACTTTCTATTCACTTAAGTGCGGTTGTACATCGCGAAGGAAAAATTTTCCAGCAGGAATACAGCATTGGTAAACCGCTATACGAAGTAAAAGAAATCGGTGTTTCGGATAAAACAGGAACGGAAGTGACGTTTAAACCGGACAATACCATTTTCGAACAAACAGAATACAACTACGATACATTGGCCGCGCGTATGCGTGAGCTGGCTTTCCTAAACAAAGGAATCACCATTACATTGCGTGATTTACGTGATCTGGATGAAAATGAAAAACCACGTCAGGATATTTTTCATTCGGAAGGTGGTTTGCGCGAGTTTGCCCAATACCTTGACCGTAACCGTGAACCATTGATTCCGGATGTGATCTATTTCGAAGGTGAACGTGAAGGCATTCCGGTTGAAGTAGCGTTGACTTACAACACTTCGTACACAGAAAATATTCAGGCTTACGTCAACAATATCAATACGCACGAAGGTGGTACGCACCTTTCTGGTTTCCGTCGTGGTTTGACGAATACCTTGAAAAAATATGCTACCGATAGCGGAATCCTGGCAAAAGAAAAGATCGAAATTGACGGTGATGATTTCCGTGAAGGATTGACAGCTGTAGTTTCGGTAAAAGTTCAGGAACCGCAATTTGAAGGCCAGACGAAAACAAAATTAGGAAACCGCGAGGTTACGGCTCCTGTTTCACAAGGTGTTTCGGAAATGCTTGCCATTTATTTGGAAGAGCACCCTTCTGAAGCAAGATTGATTGTTGAAAAAGTAGTATTGGCCGCCCGTGCCCGTCATGCCGCCCGCAAAGCGCGTGAAATGGTGCAGCGTAAGAACGTGATGTCTGGTTCCGGATTGCCCGGTAAACTAGCCGATTGTTCGGAGAAGGATCCTGCTTTGTGCGAGATTTACTTTGTCGAAGGAGATTCGGCGGGTGGAACAGCCAAGCAAGGCCGCGACCGTCACTTCCAGGCGATCATGCCATTGCGTGGTAAGATTCTGAACGTTGAAAAAGCGATGCAGCACAAGATCTTCGAAAACGAAGAGATCAAAAACATGTACACTGCTTTAGGTGTGCGCGTTGGGACCGAAGATGATTCGAAAGCATTGAACCTCGATAAATTGCGCTACCACAAGATCATCATCATGTGTGATGCCGATGTAGATGGTTCACACATCGAAACACTGATCTTAACGTTCTTCTTCCGTTACATGAAGGAATTGATCGAAAACGGATATATCTACATTGCCACACCACCACTTTACCAGGTGAAAAAAGGGCAAAAAGCAGAATACGCCTGGAACGAAGATCAGCGTGATCGTTTGATCCACGATCTAAAAGGAAGCGGTTCCGAATCGTCGGTAAACGTTCAGCGATACAAAGGTTTGGGTGAAATGAACGCGGAGCAGCTCTGGGATACAACAATGAATCCTGAACACCGCACACTACGCCAGGTAACGATTGAAAACGCAGCCGAGTGCGACCAGATCTTCTCTATGCTAATGGGAGATGAAGTTCCGCCACGCCGCGAATTCATTGAGAAAAATGCAAAATACGCAAATATCGATATTTAA
- a CDS encoding glutathione peroxidase: protein MKQLLSFVLLIFVATSCNVTSKSAAPTAIASSEATSATTDAVAIKTIFEFKVTDIKNTEFDFASLKGKKIMVVNTASECGLTPQYEQLQALYEKYKDQNFVIIGFPANNFMGQEPGNNEEIATFCKANYGVTFPMMSKISVKGKDMHPVYQFLTQKSQNGLEDSEVQWNFQKYLIGTDGKLVRVVSPKTLPNDASIISWIESKD from the coding sequence ATGAAACAGTTACTTTCTTTCGTTTTACTGATCTTCGTTGCCACAAGCTGCAATGTAACATCCAAATCAGCTGCCCCAACGGCTATAGCTTCAAGCGAAGCCACTTCCGCAACCACAGATGCAGTTGCTATCAAAACGATATTCGAATTTAAGGTTACAGACATCAAAAACACTGAGTTTGATTTTGCTTCACTGAAAGGAAAAAAAATAATGGTCGTAAATACAGCTTCCGAATGCGGATTGACACCCCAATATGAACAATTGCAAGCTCTCTATGAGAAATACAAAGATCAGAATTTTGTAATCATCGGTTTTCCGGCCAACAACTTCATGGGACAGGAGCCGGGAAACAATGAAGAGATCGCAACTTTCTGTAAAGCAAACTACGGCGTTACCTTCCCGATGATGAGTAAAATCTCGGTAAAAGGGAAAGATATGCACCCTGTTTACCAGTTTCTGACGCAGAAAAGTCAGAATGGATTGGAAGACAGTGAGGTGCAATGGAACTTCCAAAAATACCTGATCGGAACCGATGGAAAACTGGTTCGTGTGGTGTCACCTAAAACGCTTCCCAACGATGCAAGTATCATTTCCTGGATCGAATCAAAAGATTAG